The Miscanthus floridulus cultivar M001 chromosome 7, ASM1932011v1, whole genome shotgun sequence genome includes a region encoding these proteins:
- the LOC136462951 gene encoding chaperone protein dnaJ 6-like, with protein MVLRQIPSRRAHSKGREIFLRAPAALPCIKSQSPRSSFLFPSPHHHHRHQFSASLQMGRKARVSRDADADADGSEDERAAAPAATAGKSLYEILGVEKTASQQEIKKAYHKLALRLHPDKNPGDEEANEKFQQLQKVISILGDAEKRALYDETGITDDDALVGAAADNLQEYFRTMYKKVTEADIEEFEAKYRGSDSEKKDLKELYTKYKGNMNRLFCSMICSEPKLDSHRFKDIIDEAIAEGELKSTKAYEKWAKKISEMEPPTNPLERRLKNRKNSEENDLILAISQRRAERKNQFNSILSNIMSKCDSKASSSEPTEEEFKRAQQRLESKRAKK; from the exons ATGGTTCTTCGACAAATTCCTTCCCGGCGCGCACACTCAAAAGGGCGGGAAATTTTTCTGCGCGCTCCCGCCGCTCTCCCCTGTATAAAATCCCAATCACCCCGGTCTTCATTCCTCTTTCCCAGtccccaccaccaccatcgccaccaGTTCAGCGCTTCCTTACAAATGGGCCGCAAGGCTAGGGTTTCGCGCGACGCCGACGCCGATGCCGATGGCAGCGAGGATGAGAGGGCCGCCGCTCCTGCCGCAACTGCGGGCAAGAGCCTCTACGAG ATTCTGGGAGTTGAGAAGACTGCTTCACAACAAGAAATAAAGAAGGCATATCACAAATTGGCTCTGCGCCTCCACCCAGATAAGAATCCTGGGGATGAG gaagccaatgagaagttTCAGCAGCTGCAGAAGGTTATATCCATTCTTGGTGATGCAGAGAAAAGAGCTTTATATGATGAGACTGGCATCACTGATGATGAT GCACTGGTGGGAGCAGCTGCAGACAATCTTCAGGAGTACTTCAGAACAATGTACAAGAAG GTCACCGAGGCCGACATTGAAGAATTTGAAGCTAAATACAGAGGGTCAGATTCTGAGAAAAAGGACTTGAAGGAACTCTACACAAAATATAAGGGCAACATGAACAG GCTTTTCTGCTCAATGATTTGCTCGGAACCAAAGCTTGACTCCCACCGCTTCAAGGATATAATTGATGAGGCAATTGCTGAAG GTGAGCTGAAGTCAACTAAGGCGTATGAGAAATGGGCTAAAAAGATCTCAGAGATGGAGCCGCCAACGAATCCTTTAGAGAGGAGactgaa GAACAggaagaatagtgaggagaatgaTCTGATCCTGGCCATCTCACAGCGCAGGGCTGAGCGGAAAAACCAGTTCAACTCCATCCTCTCGAACATCATGTCCAAGTGCGACTCCAAGGCGAGCAGCTCGGAGCCCACGGAAGAGGAGTTTAAGCGGGCGCAGCAGAGGCTGGAGAGCAAAAGGGCCAAGAAGTGA